In Bradyrhizobium lablabi, one DNA window encodes the following:
- the thiC gene encoding phosphomethylpyrimidine synthase ThiC, translated as MNIRSNPDTTLPAVTTGPLPSSRKIFVTPDEAPDVRVPLREIMLSEGAGEPNLPVYDTSGPYTDPAVTIDVNAGLARARIEWVKERGGVEEYQGREIKPEDNGNVGASHAAKSFNAHHKPLRGLDGHKITQLEFARAGIITKEVIYVANRENLGRKVQLERAEAALADGESFGASLPAFITPEFVRSEIARGRAIIPCNINHGELEPMIIGRNFLTKINANIGNSAVTSSVEEEVDKMVWAIRWGADTVMDLSTGRNIHTTREWILRNAPIPIGTVPIYQALEKCEGDPVKLTWELYKDTLIEQCEQGVDYFTIHAGVRLPYIHLTANRVTGIVSRGGSIMAKWCLAHHKESFLYTKFDEICDLMRKYDVSFSLGDGLRPGSIADANDRAQFAELETLGELTKIAWDKGCQVMIEGPGHVPMHKIKINMDKQLKECGEAPFYTLGPLTTDIAPGYDHITSGIGAAMIGWFGCAMLCYVTPKEHLGLPDRNDVKTGVITYKIAAHASDLAKGHPAAQLRDDALSRARFDFRWMDQFNLGLDPETAKLFHDETLPKEAHKVAHFCSMCGPKFCSMKITQDVRDYAATLNDPAAVGMSVAGTIEDGMAQMSAKFKEMGSNVYLDAEKVKESNRVL; from the coding sequence ATGAACATTCGCTCTAATCCCGACACCACGCTTCCCGCCGTCACGACAGGCCCGCTGCCCTCGTCGCGCAAGATTTTTGTGACGCCGGACGAGGCGCCGGATGTGCGCGTGCCGCTGCGCGAGATCATGTTGAGCGAGGGCGCCGGCGAGCCGAACCTGCCGGTGTATGACACTTCGGGTCCCTATACCGATCCGGCCGTCACGATCGACGTCAATGCCGGGCTGGCGCGCGCGCGTATCGAATGGGTCAAGGAGCGCGGCGGCGTCGAGGAATATCAGGGACGCGAGATCAAGCCGGAGGACAACGGCAACGTCGGCGCGTCGCACGCCGCAAAATCGTTCAATGCCCATCACAAACCGCTGCGCGGGCTCGACGGCCACAAGATCACCCAGCTCGAATTCGCCCGCGCCGGCATCATCACCAAGGAGGTGATCTACGTCGCCAACCGCGAGAATCTCGGCCGCAAGGTTCAGCTCGAACGCGCGGAAGCCGCCCTTGCCGACGGTGAAAGCTTTGGCGCATCGCTGCCCGCTTTCATCACGCCCGAATTCGTACGCTCCGAGATCGCGCGCGGCCGCGCCATCATCCCCTGCAACATCAACCATGGCGAACTCGAGCCGATGATCATCGGCCGCAACTTTTTGACAAAAATCAACGCCAATATCGGCAACTCCGCGGTGACGTCCTCGGTCGAGGAAGAAGTCGACAAGATGGTGTGGGCGATCCGCTGGGGCGCCGACACCGTGATGGACCTCTCCACGGGCCGCAACATCCACACCACCCGCGAATGGATCTTGCGAAATGCGCCGATCCCGATCGGCACCGTTCCGATTTATCAGGCGCTGGAGAAGTGCGAAGGCGATCCCGTAAAACTGACCTGGGAGCTCTACAAGGACACGCTGATCGAGCAGTGCGAACAGGGCGTCGATTATTTCACCATCCATGCCGGCGTGCGGCTGCCTTATATCCACTTAACCGCCAACCGCGTCACCGGTATCGTCTCGCGCGGCGGCTCGATCATGGCGAAGTGGTGCCTGGCGCATCACAAGGAAAGCTTTCTCTATACGAAGTTCGACGAGATCTGCGACCTGATGCGCAAATACGACGTGTCGTTCTCGCTCGGCGACGGCCTGCGTCCCGGCTCGATCGCGGACGCCAACGACCGCGCGCAATTCGCGGAGCTCGAGACGCTCGGCGAACTGACAAAGATCGCGTGGGACAAGGGCTGCCAGGTGATGATCGAAGGCCCCGGCCATGTGCCGATGCACAAGATCAAGATCAACATGGACAAGCAGCTTAAAGAGTGCGGCGAGGCGCCGTTCTATACCCTGGGGCCGCTGACCACCGACATCGCGCCGGGCTACGACCACATCACGTCAGGCATCGGTGCCGCCATGATCGGCTGGTTCGGCTGCGCGATGCTGTGTTATGTGACGCCGAAGGAGCATCTCGGGCTGCCCGACCGCAACGACGTCAAGACCGGCGTCATCACCTACAAGATCGCCGCCCACGCGAGCGATCTGGCAAAAGGCCACCCCGCCGCGCAACTGCGCGACGACGCGCTTTCCCGCGCGCGGTTCGACTTCCGCTGGATGGACCAGTTCAACCTCGGCCTCGATCCCGAGACCGCAAAACTGTTCCACGACGAGACCTTGCCGAAGGAAGCCCACAAGGTCGCCCATTTCTGCTCGATGTGCGGCCCCAAATTCTGCTCGATGAAGATCACCCAGGACGTGCGGGATTACGCGGCGACGCTGAACGATCCGGCGGCGGTGGGGATGAGCGTGGCCGGCACCATTGAGGATGGAATGGCGCAGATGTCGGCCAAGTTCAAGGAGATGGGGAGCAACGTGTATCTGGATGCGGAGAAGGTGAAGGAGAGTAATCGGGTGCTCTAA
- a CDS encoding AlbA family DNA-binding domain-containing protein, which produces MLARGLKNKDIQFFFNRPERPVNTGRISTIRSGSYSNSSQITATSDDELEAFLRSFDESSKSTRGKKIERTIGERARALFRKSNDGTWSLEGGEHESCECKKDFDPKKMTAIVKAVAALANNKGGHIFFGVSNTGFKVEGIGEEFSKTDIVQIVDKLKAHLSPTPTIVAKDTIDFDGLLVGFLQVAKYLNPPVIVYRDGDGLNEGEILFRYPGQSSRIKFGDLRAMLDERDRLAQSALAQAAGRIADIGTRHAMILDTHRNVLEDGGHSILIDQKLAENLKFIKEGEFEEKLGAPTLKLVGEVAPVTVKGPTTTIVAHAAIFQESILDKFLKQEKVDNPIEYIYAGLAQSRMWLPIFYYARMCKKSNKEIAPLVDALKVAQKGKKKILVDRLDEQKSAFAKAVTKASKRWRDDIAKGVVSLPTTAEEAALFAQGVTGVRKTTAKLEALLSALGVGKTFAEAADQGDLMGLIFKAACRIDELFFADSN; this is translated from the coding sequence ATGCTGGCTCGCGGATTGAAAAACAAAGATATTCAGTTCTTCTTCAATCGGCCCGAGCGTCCTGTCAACACGGGTCGTATTTCGACTATTCGATCCGGATCGTACAGCAATTCGAGTCAGATAACCGCCACCTCTGACGACGAGCTAGAAGCTTTCCTTCGATCCTTTGATGAATCTTCGAAAAGCACAAGAGGCAAAAAGATCGAACGCACGATTGGAGAAAGAGCAAGAGCGCTCTTTCGCAAATCGAACGACGGTACGTGGAGCCTTGAGGGCGGCGAGCACGAAAGTTGCGAGTGCAAGAAAGATTTTGATCCCAAGAAGATGACCGCGATTGTTAAGGCCGTCGCCGCACTCGCGAACAATAAGGGAGGCCACATCTTTTTCGGTGTTTCCAACACTGGCTTTAAGGTTGAGGGCATTGGGGAGGAGTTTTCCAAGACAGATATTGTGCAGATCGTCGATAAGCTAAAGGCTCATCTCTCGCCTACGCCGACGATCGTTGCCAAGGATACAATTGATTTTGACGGATTGTTGGTAGGGTTTTTGCAGGTCGCCAAGTATCTAAATCCTCCAGTCATCGTTTACCGAGATGGGGATGGGTTGAACGAGGGCGAAATTCTTTTCCGTTATCCTGGTCAATCATCTCGCATTAAATTTGGAGATCTTCGAGCTATGCTCGATGAACGAGACCGGTTGGCTCAATCGGCGCTTGCACAGGCGGCCGGACGAATCGCTGACATTGGCACCAGACACGCAATGATCCTCGATACGCACAGAAATGTGCTCGAAGACGGAGGACATTCAATTCTCATCGATCAAAAGTTAGCCGAGAACCTAAAGTTCATCAAAGAGGGTGAATTCGAAGAGAAACTCGGAGCACCCACCTTGAAGCTTGTCGGCGAGGTCGCTCCGGTTACCGTCAAAGGTCCAACGACCACAATAGTTGCTCATGCGGCTATATTTCAGGAAAGCATTCTCGACAAATTTCTCAAACAGGAGAAAGTGGATAACCCAATTGAATACATATACGCCGGCCTAGCTCAGTCAAGAATGTGGTTACCGATCTTCTATTATGCGCGGATGTGCAAGAAGTCGAACAAAGAAATTGCACCGCTGGTTGACGCACTAAAGGTCGCGCAAAAGGGCAAGAAAAAAATTCTTGTTGATCGATTGGACGAACAGAAGTCGGCCTTTGCGAAGGCCGTCACCAAAGCATCTAAACGGTGGAGGGACGACATCGCCAAAGGAGTAGTTTCTCTCCCTACTACTGCAGAAGAGGCGGCTCTCTTCGCCCAAGGGGTCACGGGAGTCAGGAAGACGACAGCGAAACTGGAGGCCCTATTAAGTGCGCTAGGGGTCGGTAAAACCTTCGCTGAAGCTGCAGATCAAGGGGACCTGATGGGGCTGATTTTCAAGGCTGCCTGCCGAATTGATGAGTTGTTTTTTGCTGACTCCAATTAA
- a CDS encoding RidA family protein produces the protein MAAIKHFAAPAGLTTPPLSFAVRTGDLLFVSGIPGFDADGAIPEKFDAQFGFVVRNIKRVLDEAGATFRDLVKVNVLLTRASDVGPMNALYASAFGPAPYPARTTCVVHALPNPAMLIEIECVASLAGK, from the coding sequence ATGGCCGCCATCAAACATTTCGCCGCTCCCGCCGGTCTCACCACGCCGCCGCTGTCGTTTGCGGTGCGGACCGGCGACTTGTTGTTCGTCTCGGGCATTCCCGGCTTTGACGCCGACGGCGCTATACCGGAAAAGTTTGACGCGCAGTTCGGGTTTGTGGTGCGCAACATCAAGCGCGTGCTCGATGAAGCCGGCGCGACGTTTCGCGATCTCGTCAAGGTCAATGTGCTGTTGACGCGCGCCTCCGACGTCGGGCCGATGAATGCGCTGTATGCTTCGGCGTTCGGGCCGGCGCCTTATCCGGCGCGCACCACCTGCGTGGTGCATGCGCTGCCCAATCCGGCGATGCTGATCGAGATCGAATGCGTCGCCTCGCTCGCGGGGAAGTGA
- a CDS encoding NACHT domain-containing protein, which yields MAKFSAIGPRLIISIVLFAMTVLCSAAQVAEDPARKAFIQSVQERAQRDAKLGNPQEGIAGLNILFGNKAAQLGVTPLELLSTYEDAYEKAKSWSDFLGPKIGWIAAGAAFILGIFAAFLKDSVKELLQKWREQLYRRLAGHRWLRRKALRRYRKALIEKYQNIKIPFRPDQPLNMRELYVPLKLVGSSDVDQIAADRSVAEFKRLVAIGAPGSGKSMLLRSLALAYAEERLTGVPGNPIPILLELNRLNDSDTPLEEHLTKILELNDFPHGEDFVNAGLTEGRLLLMFDGLDEVNILRRPRVVKEIQDLLDQYESCRAIITCRNAVYNQEFVATVDATLELVEFNDQQIVRFLAAWKEKMRGDRSVEQLMRTLQDRPRIMALARNPLLLTVIAYMYTDTDFALPHNRAGFYEQSTNVLLGIWQQSSNRYRDAHKRLILQHLALFNQDRRGESGPGGRSIDLPTALAEVKKILPDLNIALDQAESVIEEIVERSGLLLAVDGGSQYQFAHLTIQEYFAAVALQNDQAGLFGRFQTDPNAWRETLMLWCGLGRDSSELIAKVSEIDAIAAFECLADAQKIKPEIADAIVNTFEAQLTGSDQMEEPVIRAFAAVAADARPRGVKTFQILQNNLAGHNVIAREHAASALSFTNLPKAAEVLSSHYIQNEWIRPKLVRLGNLAVPALAAHAANGSTAAVDDLSAVGTHEAIIQLIDLLWRIDNGSPYVAWQLAGMITRREFLEVMEHYSIPSHSGESERLDWIWRTDAGTSNAMTAVVGRIAYLLQKAPASSMPATANVSPYLFVPLLIDQQPQITSYLRQFVDAEIRKIPDFPERIPENAQMELLFSSELVEEDWMRSRSLHRVEYPHLRYGRLRKNEVVTDKGSDVGEKFEREFMTQRWAPLLLQVPKKIRLPFLLELVRMSPRPTPWHWRRIWQPFHYQFESSWHFLAVRLLWTLISLAALTEVPRLAVEAWPNKPVEMVIVSLTGICILCCIFLSWRGPDDYRSDDSEMFFLGNLLGFGAIPYATIADRDWGILKLSPYMVWAPGVLIFLALLIHRFADWPTVAVAMAAVFLPGLAISLRGLWLARLVRNPLTHVVELFQLTKPITG from the coding sequence ATGGCGAAATTTTCCGCTATTGGCCCGCGGCTAATAATATCCATTGTGCTTTTTGCTATGACGGTTCTTTGCTCGGCAGCGCAAGTTGCTGAAGACCCGGCGCGAAAAGCATTCATCCAGTCCGTGCAAGAAAGGGCTCAGCGGGACGCCAAGTTGGGCAATCCGCAGGAAGGGATCGCAGGGCTGAACATTCTTTTCGGTAATAAGGCAGCGCAGCTCGGAGTCACGCCTCTAGAGTTGTTGAGTACGTATGAAGATGCTTATGAGAAAGCAAAATCGTGGTCGGACTTCCTGGGACCGAAGATCGGCTGGATAGCCGCAGGGGCCGCTTTCATCTTGGGCATTTTTGCTGCCTTTCTGAAAGACAGCGTGAAGGAGCTGCTCCAGAAGTGGCGTGAACAACTGTATCGACGTCTCGCCGGGCATCGATGGCTGCGTCGCAAGGCGCTTCGTCGCTACCGCAAGGCGCTGATCGAGAAGTACCAAAATATCAAAATTCCGTTCCGCCCCGATCAGCCCCTCAATATGCGAGAGCTATACGTTCCCTTGAAATTGGTTGGCTCCAGCGACGTAGATCAGATCGCCGCTGATAGATCAGTTGCCGAATTCAAGAGATTGGTGGCGATCGGAGCTCCCGGTTCAGGAAAATCGATGCTGCTGAGAAGCCTGGCTCTGGCCTATGCGGAAGAGCGGCTTACCGGGGTACCCGGAAACCCAATTCCAATTCTCTTGGAGCTCAATCGGCTAAACGACTCAGACACCCCTTTGGAGGAGCACTTAACGAAAATCCTGGAACTGAATGACTTTCCGCATGGCGAGGACTTCGTGAATGCCGGTCTTACTGAGGGCCGGCTTCTCCTGATGTTCGACGGGCTGGATGAGGTAAATATTCTGCGTCGTCCACGTGTGGTCAAAGAGATTCAAGATCTTCTTGACCAATATGAAAGTTGCCGGGCGATCATTACGTGCCGCAACGCCGTATATAATCAAGAGTTTGTTGCCACCGTGGACGCCACTCTTGAGCTTGTTGAATTTAACGACCAGCAAATCGTGCGATTCCTTGCTGCGTGGAAAGAAAAAATGCGCGGCGACCGCTCAGTTGAACAGCTGATGCGCACGCTCCAAGATCGACCAAGAATCATGGCTTTGGCGAGGAACCCGCTTTTGCTCACGGTGATCGCGTACATGTACACCGATACGGACTTCGCATTGCCGCACAACCGCGCGGGCTTTTACGAACAGTCCACCAATGTTCTCCTGGGAATTTGGCAGCAAAGCTCGAACCGATACAGAGATGCCCACAAGCGATTGATTCTCCAACATTTGGCACTCTTCAATCAAGATCGTCGTGGCGAATCTGGGCCGGGTGGCAGGAGTATCGATCTCCCCACAGCGCTCGCCGAAGTGAAGAAAATATTGCCGGATCTCAACATCGCTTTGGACCAAGCGGAGTCGGTAATTGAGGAAATTGTCGAGCGAAGCGGTCTATTGCTCGCCGTGGACGGCGGAAGCCAATACCAATTCGCTCACCTGACAATCCAGGAGTATTTCGCCGCAGTCGCCCTCCAGAATGATCAGGCGGGTCTTTTCGGTCGCTTTCAAACAGATCCCAACGCATGGCGCGAGACGCTGATGCTATGGTGCGGGTTGGGTCGAGATAGCTCCGAGTTGATCGCAAAGGTATCGGAAATCGACGCTATCGCGGCGTTCGAGTGTCTCGCCGACGCCCAAAAAATCAAGCCAGAGATTGCGGATGCAATTGTAAATACGTTCGAGGCGCAGTTGACCGGTTCCGACCAGATGGAAGAACCGGTTATCCGAGCCTTCGCGGCAGTTGCGGCGGACGCGAGGCCCAGGGGGGTCAAGACGTTTCAAATTTTGCAAAATAACCTCGCTGGCCACAATGTGATTGCGCGCGAGCATGCAGCGAGCGCCTTATCGTTCACCAATTTACCGAAGGCTGCCGAGGTTCTATCCAGTCACTATATTCAAAATGAATGGATCAGGCCCAAGCTCGTTCGCTTGGGCAACCTTGCCGTTCCCGCGTTGGCCGCTCATGCTGCGAACGGATCTACCGCGGCAGTGGATGATCTCAGCGCGGTCGGCACACATGAAGCGATAATCCAATTGATTGATCTGCTTTGGCGGATCGACAACGGCAGTCCCTATGTTGCATGGCAGCTCGCCGGAATGATAACGAGGCGGGAATTTTTGGAGGTGATGGAACATTATTCAATTCCGTCTCATTCAGGCGAGAGCGAGCGGCTTGATTGGATATGGCGAACCGACGCCGGAACGTCCAATGCGATGACCGCAGTCGTAGGAAGAATTGCATATCTCCTTCAAAAAGCTCCGGCTAGTTCGATGCCTGCTACTGCTAACGTAAGTCCTTACCTTTTTGTGCCACTCTTAATCGATCAGCAACCTCAAATAACATCGTATCTCCGCCAATTCGTGGATGCAGAGATACGCAAAATTCCGGATTTTCCCGAGCGCATCCCTGAAAATGCTCAAATGGAGTTGCTCTTCTCCAGTGAACTTGTTGAGGAAGATTGGATGCGGTCACGCAGTCTGCATCGGGTAGAATACCCCCACCTTCGCTATGGCAGATTGCGCAAAAATGAAGTGGTTACCGATAAAGGGTCCGATGTCGGAGAAAAATTTGAACGCGAGTTCATGACCCAGCGATGGGCGCCGCTCCTTTTACAGGTCCCAAAGAAGATTCGACTGCCATTTCTTTTGGAACTGGTTCGAATGTCTCCGAGGCCAACACCCTGGCATTGGAGAAGAATCTGGCAGCCGTTTCATTATCAGTTTGAATCGAGCTGGCACTTCTTGGCTGTCCGGCTTCTTTGGACGCTGATTTCGCTCGCCGCTTTGACAGAAGTACCTAGATTGGCTGTCGAGGCATGGCCCAACAAGCCAGTCGAAATGGTCATCGTCTCTCTGACCGGGATTTGCATCTTATGCTGCATATTCCTGTCATGGAGGGGGCCGGACGACTATAGGTCGGATGATTCGGAAATGTTCTTCTTGGGTAATTTGCTGGGGTTTGGCGCGATACCATATGCCACAATCGCTGACCGAGATTGGGGAATCCTGAAACTTTCGCCGTATATGGTTTGGGCTCCTGGTGTGCTCATATTTCTGGCGCTACTGATCCACAGGTTTGCCGACTGGCCAACGGTTGCCGTGGCCATGGCGGCGGTCTTTTTGCCTGGCCTTGCTATTTCCTTGCGCGGCTTGTGGCTTGCCCGGTTGGTTCGAAATCCCTTGACGCACGTTGTCGAGCTGTTTCAGCTTACAAAGCCGATAACCGGGTGA
- a CDS encoding enhanced serine sensitivity protein SseB C-terminal domain-containing protein, whose amino-acid sequence MIDQFPTPEITFLGEQDGPAARRLKDALATMLLQDITVDKAYLARVLYDGKTSGVILALKTRDEVDSEKLVAQAGKSFASIFNANAHLDIIFLSDAQNAEIIKVCPSFYDRKA is encoded by the coding sequence TTGATCGACCAGTTCCCCACTCCCGAGATCACATTCCTGGGCGAACAGGATGGCCCGGCCGCGCGGCGCCTCAAGGATGCGCTCGCCACGATGCTGCTTCAGGACATCACCGTGGACAAGGCTTACCTCGCCCGCGTGCTCTATGACGGCAAAACCAGCGGTGTGATCCTCGCCCTCAAGACCCGCGACGAGGTCGACAGCGAAAAGCTGGTCGCGCAGGCTGGCAAGAGTTTTGCGTCGATCTTCAACGCCAACGCCCATCTCGACATTATTTTTCTCAGCGATGCCCAGAACGCCGAGATCATAAAAGTGTGCCCTTCATTTTATGACCGGAAGGCCTAA
- a CDS encoding SDR family NAD(P)-dependent oxidoreductase, whose amino-acid sequence MPLLQNHIAVVTGAGSGIGRAIARGYAREGARLVVLDINAEAAAETAREIRDANGRAESFALDVTRRDDCVAMAKQVADKVGSVSILVNNAGIARRNGMLGAAEAVTKDWEDIIAINLNGVFNVTQAFLESLRAAKGRIINIGSIQSFMHLRTPTSPAYTASKHGVLGLTRALAAELGKDGVRVNAIGPGFIETPLNEKTRAGNPELVKVFVDHTPLGRTGKPEDIVGPAIFLASDLSAFVTGSIVMADGGYRTI is encoded by the coding sequence ATGCCCCTTCTCCAAAATCACATCGCAGTCGTCACCGGCGCCGGTTCCGGGATCGGGCGCGCGATCGCGCGCGGCTATGCGCGCGAGGGCGCGCGGCTTGTGGTGCTCGATATCAACGCGGAAGCTGCAGCCGAGACGGCGCGGGAAATTCGCGACGCGAACGGCAGAGCGGAGAGTTTTGCGCTCGATGTAACCAGGCGCGACGATTGCGTCGCAATGGCAAAGCAAGTCGCCGACAAGGTCGGGTCGGTTTCAATCCTGGTCAACAATGCCGGCATCGCACGGCGCAACGGCATGCTGGGCGCGGCCGAGGCCGTGACCAAGGATTGGGAAGACATCATCGCGATCAATCTCAACGGCGTCTTCAATGTGACGCAAGCGTTCCTGGAAAGCTTGCGTGCGGCCAAGGGGCGCATCATCAATATCGGCTCGATCCAGTCCTTCATGCATCTGCGCACGCCGACCTCGCCGGCCTATACCGCCTCGAAGCACGGCGTGCTCGGCCTGACGCGCGCGCTCGCGGCCGAACTTGGCAAGGACGGCGTCCGCGTCAACGCGATCGGCCCGGGCTTTATCGAAACTCCGCTGAACGAGAAGACGCGCGCCGGCAATCCGGAACTTGTGAAGGTCTTCGTCGATCACACCCCGCTCGGACGCACCGGCAAGCCGGAGGATATCGTCGGGCCGGCGATCTTTCTGGCGTCGGACCTGTCCGCTTTTGTCACGGGATCGATCGTGATGGCCGATGGCGGATATCGGACGATTTGA
- a CDS encoding helix-turn-helix domain-containing protein: MTQVFPIHLFPAPSPEIPPSPTLAPNEVVPLLIGSTVDEIERELVLQTLARCDGNRTRAARVLGVSVRTLRNKIRQYSADGLDVPAHCD, encoded by the coding sequence ATGACCCAAGTGTTCCCTATTCATCTGTTCCCCGCCCCTTCGCCTGAAATTCCGCCGTCGCCAACGCTCGCTCCGAACGAAGTCGTGCCGCTCCTGATCGGCTCGACCGTCGACGAGATCGAGCGCGAGCTGGTGCTGCAAACGCTCGCCCGCTGCGACGGCAACCGGACCCGCGCCGCGCGCGTGCTCGGGGTGTCCGTGCGTACCTTGCGCAACAAGATCCGGCAATATTCGGCCGACGGATTAGACGTGCCGGCGCATTGTGATTAA
- a CDS encoding cytochrome P450, giving the protein MSNAPHFDIDVPAFWADPYPALARMRREAPIAFVPQLGSTVFTRRDDIFTQEKRIDVFSSHQPAGLMNTLMGHNMMRKDGDAHMKERAAMFPSVSPRTVRDTWIRQFQAHADRILDELAPRGRTDLAKAFALPLSAECLKDITGLTNIRFQDMDAWSQAMIDGIANYSGDKAVEARCHAATAGIDAAIDDMVPVVKKHPNSSILSVLLAAAQPMESVRANIKLAISGGQNEPRDAISGTVWALLTHPDQLALVRAGKAKWLDVFEEYARWIAPIGMSPRRVARHWSYGGVDFEPEDRVFFMFGSANRDEACFARPDDFDITRDTQKSIAFGAGPHYCAGAFASRAMVADVALPSIFKRLNGLRLDHSEPVRIGGWAFRGLLNLPVMWDGAQHS; this is encoded by the coding sequence ATGTCCAATGCCCCGCATTTCGACATCGACGTTCCAGCGTTCTGGGCCGATCCCTATCCCGCGCTGGCAAGAATGCGGAGAGAGGCGCCGATCGCATTCGTGCCGCAGCTCGGCTCGACTGTGTTCACGCGGCGCGATGATATTTTCACGCAGGAAAAGCGCATCGACGTGTTTTCGTCGCACCAGCCGGCCGGGCTGATGAATACGTTGATGGGTCACAACATGATGCGCAAGGATGGCGATGCGCATATGAAGGAACGCGCGGCGATGTTTCCGTCGGTGTCGCCGCGCACCGTGCGCGACACCTGGATCAGGCAGTTCCAGGCCCATGCCGACCGCATTCTCGATGAGCTGGCTCCTCGCGGCCGCACTGACCTCGCCAAGGCGTTCGCACTGCCGCTGTCGGCGGAATGCCTGAAGGACATCACCGGGCTGACCAACATACGCTTCCAGGACATGGACGCGTGGTCGCAGGCGATGATCGACGGCATCGCCAATTACAGTGGCGACAAGGCGGTCGAGGCGCGCTGCCATGCCGCGACCGCCGGCATCGATGCCGCGATCGACGACATGGTTCCGGTGGTGAAAAAACATCCCAACAGCTCGATCCTCAGCGTCTTGCTCGCCGCCGCGCAACCGATGGAAAGCGTGCGCGCCAACATCAAACTGGCGATTTCGGGCGGCCAGAACGAGCCGCGCGATGCCATCTCCGGCACAGTCTGGGCGCTCTTGACGCATCCCGACCAGCTCGCGCTGGTTCGCGCGGGCAAAGCGAAGTGGTTGGATGTGTTCGAGGAATATGCGCGCTGGATCGCGCCGATCGGAATGTCGCCGCGGCGCGTCGCAAGACATTGGTCCTATGGCGGGGTCGATTTCGAGCCGGAGGACCGCGTGTTCTTCATGTTCGGCTCGGCCAACCGCGATGAGGCCTGTTTTGCCAGGCCTGACGATTTCGACATCACCCGCGACACCCAGAAGAGCATCGCGTTTGGCGCCGGCCCGCATTATTGCGCCGGCGCGTTTGCCTCGCGCGCGATGGTCGCCGACGTCGCGCTGCCGAGCATCTTCAAACGGTTGAACGGGTTGCGGCTCGATCACAGCGAGCCGGTGCGGATCGGTGGCTGGGCGTTCCGGGGCTTGCTCAATCTGCCGGTGATGTGGGACGGCGCGCAGCATTCATAA